The genomic DNA cggtcaactCTGGTCAACGCTGGGTTCCAGCAGACctcgaatgtttatggtgttgtacacataacctatgtttgtttatggatgtccttatgtgataacaatagttcacgtagttagcaagacatttatattgtttgtatgtgtggctatgtgttggcgtatacttcaagtagctggcaatcatttttccaTTAAAGAAAGCTAATTATCACCATTTTCTGTTATATTATTATACACTAAAATTTTCTAAagtttatctattttaaaagaAAGCTAATGCATctgaaaaaacatatattattcagAAAGGCAAAAGCAagtttttattgaaaaataaatggaTAGAAGATTAAAGATTGAGTACAATTATTTCACAAACGTGAATATTATTCGAGAAATCACATTTCCACCACATACATACATGCCACGAAGTTGTAAACACCCAAAAAGTCGACAAAAAACACGAAAATTAAcgatattagaaaaaaaaaaaaaaatcaaaaaacaaaaagtaataacatttttaattaacaaatgCACATGTTCTTCGGATCTCTCCAGCTGACCCGGTTTTGACACCAATCCTTCCCATTTTCTCCATAGACTTCGAGAACTCACTAAAGAAATCTTGCTCCGATCCTCCGGCAAAACGTCTGACCTGAGCCAGTGCCGCGGGATTCATAGTTAATGCAGCGTCAGACTCGAAAAGTCCACGACGTTTCAGGACAAGCTTGAAGTAGCTAAGATCGAAGGTGTTTCTACTACCGGGATCCATTTCGACCTTTGTTGTATTGTCAGCAAGAGATAAACATCTCCGTGACTTGAGATTGTCGGCGTATTCGCTGTCGAGTGATGGGTCTTGGTCCCCAACACCGGTGAAATTGAAGAGACGGTTTGAGAAGGATGAGCAATGAGACACTCCAATCGTGTGCGCACCTAAAACGTTTAATTTGACACTGTTTTTAAATACCATACACTAAAACGAAGACATTTTAAATAAACCATTTAAGTCAACACGtaacgtttttattttattttatgacgTTAGCTCTCAAGCCTCAACCAAACCCAAGAAAATAGACAATTTGGAGTTGAATTTTACCGGATAACAAGACGAGGTCTTTAACATCAAGGCCTTGGTTTGCAAAGAGGGTTATAAGAGTCGTGAAGTTTCCGAAAGGAGGAGGAATATTGTCTCTAGCCTCGGCAAAGTTAGAGATACGTCCGTCTCTACGTCCAGTTGGAACATTCCATGTTGGTCCACCCTAAgccaaaattaatcaaaaccaGTTAGCTCTTGTATCGGGTGTAGAGTTTAGATCAAACGAGGTAACTAGGTAATTTAGCATATATATACTCACAATAGCAACAATAGAGTCTCTAGTTGCGAGGGTGATGATATCGGCGCATGAGACGATTCCAGGGCATTTTGATTCTAGAGCAGACTTTACTTTATCGATGAAGTCAAAACCTCTAACAGTTAGATTCGGAGGAGCAAGCTTCTCGACTTGTTGGTTGCTCGATGTCGCGTTGATCAAGATGGAACCATCACAACCCTGTCAACACCAATACGTACGTATTTATATATCATACCTATATGAAATAACGTTTTTGCATATATTATATGGTAAACGCATGCCTTATAAAAATTTCCAAAGTAATTCTTATGATACCAACAcacaattatacatatatatatatatatgtatactgcGATAAAATTATAgtacttaataaaatttatgaattaattaaGAATACCAGAACGAAGCAATCGTGGAAATGCATCCTAATAAGGCCAGCAGCCAAAGATGGTGCATTGTTGATATGTTGGTTGACAACATCTTGAACAATCTTCTCTGCGGTAGGGCAAGTTTTGTCGTAGAATCCCATCTTCAATTGAGCTTCTGAAAAGCTCACAGATCCTAGAATCGCAAGAATCATTACAAGAGCCAACCCGAATCTTgccattttattttatgtgacacttgaaaattttgatttgacaATGTTTAATGGAGAATAAGAATTCCCAAGTTAGGATTATATATGGTGTTGGTCGTGAGAGGATAAAGCAACGAGGAGAAGcgaacaagaagaaagaagctaaCTAGCATGTTCTATTTATTCCTGTTTGATTTGAATTATCATCACTAAAATAATATTGCCTTGTCTTTTCTTattgttattacttattaatgttttttaaatttttttatatataatttaaagatTAGTGTATATATACAGTTTTATcgataaatgaatttttttgtcaaaccagaAATTTCATTGAAATCAATTGATACAGACCGGGTTGGACAATAAAACCGATTTAGCTAACGAATCGGCTTTTTGATTGTTCTCGCGCTTGATAAAGTTAAAACAACAAGAGTCAAAACCTAGAGAAAGACAAAGGATGTCATGGTGAATCCCGTAGAGTTCCTTGGAGAGGGGCTCTGAATGGAGTGCTTTGATTAGCTGTTGCGAATCTGAAGCAAAGATGATGTTTTTGATGCCTTGATCGAGGGCCTGATGAATGGCAAGAGGAAGAGCCGAAGCTTCAGCCAGAAGGGGGGTGCTCACGTTCTGGAGAAAACCTGTGCCTTGGGTCTCCGACATCAGAGGGTAGTCAGAGAAGATCCATCCCAAGCCGGCTTCACGCGAATCAGCTCTCCACGCGGCATCAGAGAAACACCGGATCGAGTCTGATCGAGATAATAGATCCGAGGGATTTTGGTGAGATTTAGGGCTCTGTGGTGGCAGATCTTGGGCTGTAATCCACTCTCTCGCTTGATGTATGGCTGTAGAGACAATATCCGGGCCATTTGGAGATTTCTTCTCAAAGATCTTCTTGTTCCTGGTGGTCCAAAGCGCCCAGAGGATCCACGGCGACAAGGTTCCTTGGCAAATACCAGTTGGGGGTAAGCAGGATAATTTGTTGGTTACTTCAATCCCCTGTCGAACACTGGTGATCATCTCcagatttggtttttgtttgaaagGAGCTAGGTTCCATACTTGCTTGGCCATAGGGCAGTGGAAGAAAAGGTGGAGGCTCGATTCCTGCTCATGGCAAACCGCATCCGGGTTGATATTCCTTTCCTGCAAGTGTCTTCCTGTTGGGAGAGCATTGTTTAGTGCTTTCCAAAGGAGGAACTTCACTTTGGGCGAGCACCGGAAGTTCCA from Camelina sativa cultivar DH55 chromosome 2, Cs, whole genome shotgun sequence includes the following:
- the LOC104718971 gene encoding peroxidase 39; this translates as MARFGLALVMILAILGSVSFSEAQLKMGFYDKTCPTAEKIVQDVVNQHINNAPSLAAGLIRMHFHDCFVLGCDGSILINATSSNQQVEKLAPPNLTVRGFDFIDKVKSALESKCPGIVSCADIITLATRDSIVAIGGPTWNVPTGRRDGRISNFAEARDNIPPPFGNFTTLITLFANQGLDVKDLVLLSGAHTIGVSHCSSFSNRLFNFTGVGDQDPSLDSEYADNLKSRRCLSLADNTTKVEMDPGSRNTFDLSYFKLVLKRRGLFESDAALTMNPAALAQVRRFAGGSEQDFFSEFSKSMEKMGRIGVKTGSAGEIRRTCAFVN